A stretch of Brassica rapa cultivar Chiifu-401-42 chromosome A08, CAAS_Brap_v3.01, whole genome shotgun sequence DNA encodes these proteins:
- the LOC103835453 gene encoding uncharacterized protein LOC103835453 isoform X2, with amino-acid sequence MVLRGEMTTTTRPEPPKSLHNFTLPKLRWGSQRLLKCMKIDDSTTSGDHRLRRRSSSLPEHRSSSNNNNQDRRESAENGGGEEEEEGIEEFRVKIMSDLKTVRDKITQSMYALDEQDGERVKEVSPAKPWNLRKRRAAACKEPVEERTVNPSPPRGGVVVEEAETTVRPKFSVKLSKKEIEEDFMAAFGRRPPRRPKKRPRTVQKKLDSLHPGLYLAEVTLDAYKVPEETKNMQR; translated from the exons ATGGTATTGCGCGGTGAGATGACGACGACGACGAGACCGGAGCCACCGAAGAGTCTCCATAACTTCACGCTCCCGAAGTTGAGGTGGGGGAGCCAGCGACTCCTCAAGTGCATGAAGATCGACGATTCCACGACTTCCGGCGATCATCGCCTCCGCCGGCGATCTTCGTCTTTGCCTGAGCATCggagcagcagcaacaacaacaaccaagaTCGTCGCGAATCTGCGGAGAACGGCGGcggcgaggaggaggaggaagggaTCGAGGAGTTCAGGGTGAAGATCATGTCGGATCTGAAGACGGTGAGGGACAAGATCACTCAATCCATGTATGCTCTCGATGAGCAAGACGG AGAGAGGGTGAAGGAGGTTTCTCCGGCGAAGCCGTGGAATCTGAGGAAGAGAAGAGCAGCAGCGTGCAAGGAACCGGTTGAGGAGAGGACAGTGAATCCGTCGCCGCCGAGAGGCGGAGTCGTGGTGGAAGAAGCTGAGACGACGGTGCGGCCTAAGTTCTCCGTGAAGCTGTCGAAGAAGGAGATCGAGGAGGATTTCATGGCGGCTTTTGGTCGCCGACCACCGCGCCGGCCGAAGAAGCGGCCGAGAACCGTTCAGAAAAAGCTCGAT AGCTTGCATCCTGGGCTTTATCTAGCTGAAGTGACGCTTGATGCATACAAGGTCCCAGAAGAAACCAAG aataTGCAGAGATGA
- the LOC103835453 gene encoding uncharacterized protein LOC103835453 isoform X3, with protein MVLRGEMTTTTRPEPPKSLHNFTLPKLRWGSQRLLKCMKIDDSTTSGDHRLRRRSSSLPEHRSSSNNNNQDRRESAENGGGEEEEEGIEEFRVKIMSDLKTVRDKITQSMYALDEQERVKEVSPAKPWNLRKRRAAACKEPVEERTVNPSPPRGGVVVEEAETTVRPKFSVKLSKKEIEEDFMAAFGRRPPRRPKKRPRTVQKKLDSLHPGLYLAEVTLDAYKVPEETKNMQR; from the exons ATGGTATTGCGCGGTGAGATGACGACGACGACGAGACCGGAGCCACCGAAGAGTCTCCATAACTTCACGCTCCCGAAGTTGAGGTGGGGGAGCCAGCGACTCCTCAAGTGCATGAAGATCGACGATTCCACGACTTCCGGCGATCATCGCCTCCGCCGGCGATCTTCGTCTTTGCCTGAGCATCggagcagcagcaacaacaacaaccaagaTCGTCGCGAATCTGCGGAGAACGGCGGcggcgaggaggaggaggaagggaTCGAGGAGTTCAGGGTGAAGATCATGTCGGATCTGAAGACGGTGAGGGACAAGATCACTCAATCCATGTATGCTCTCGATGAG CAAGAGAGGGTGAAGGAGGTTTCTCCGGCGAAGCCGTGGAATCTGAGGAAGAGAAGAGCAGCAGCGTGCAAGGAACCGGTTGAGGAGAGGACAGTGAATCCGTCGCCGCCGAGAGGCGGAGTCGTGGTGGAAGAAGCTGAGACGACGGTGCGGCCTAAGTTCTCCGTGAAGCTGTCGAAGAAGGAGATCGAGGAGGATTTCATGGCGGCTTTTGGTCGCCGACCACCGCGCCGGCCGAAGAAGCGGCCGAGAACCGTTCAGAAAAAGCTCGAT AGCTTGCATCCTGGGCTTTATCTAGCTGAAGTGACGCTTGATGCATACAAGGTCCCAGAAGAAACCAAG aataTGCAGAGATGA
- the LOC103835453 gene encoding uncharacterized protein LOC103835453 isoform X1, which translates to MVLRGEMTTTTRPEPPKSLHNFTLPKLRWGSQRLLKCMKIDDSTTSGDHRLRRRSSSLPEHRSSSNNNNQDRRESAENGGGEEEEEGIEEFRVKIMSDLKTVRDKITQSMYALDEQDGEDRKPDGSGQERVKEVSPAKPWNLRKRRAAACKEPVEERTVNPSPPRGGVVVEEAETTVRPKFSVKLSKKEIEEDFMAAFGRRPPRRPKKRPRTVQKKLDSLHPGLYLAEVTLDAYKVPEETKNMQR; encoded by the exons ATGGTATTGCGCGGTGAGATGACGACGACGACGAGACCGGAGCCACCGAAGAGTCTCCATAACTTCACGCTCCCGAAGTTGAGGTGGGGGAGCCAGCGACTCCTCAAGTGCATGAAGATCGACGATTCCACGACTTCCGGCGATCATCGCCTCCGCCGGCGATCTTCGTCTTTGCCTGAGCATCggagcagcagcaacaacaacaaccaagaTCGTCGCGAATCTGCGGAGAACGGCGGcggcgaggaggaggaggaagggaTCGAGGAGTTCAGGGTGAAGATCATGTCGGATCTGAAGACGGTGAGGGACAAGATCACTCAATCCATGTATGCTCTCGATGAGCAAGACGGCGAAGACCGGAAACCCGATGGCTCCGGCCAAGAGAGGGTGAAGGAGGTTTCTCCGGCGAAGCCGTGGAATCTGAGGAAGAGAAGAGCAGCAGCGTGCAAGGAACCGGTTGAGGAGAGGACAGTGAATCCGTCGCCGCCGAGAGGCGGAGTCGTGGTGGAAGAAGCTGAGACGACGGTGCGGCCTAAGTTCTCCGTGAAGCTGTCGAAGAAGGAGATCGAGGAGGATTTCATGGCGGCTTTTGGTCGCCGACCACCGCGCCGGCCGAAGAAGCGGCCGAGAACCGTTCAGAAAAAGCTCGAT AGCTTGCATCCTGGGCTTTATCTAGCTGAAGTGACGCTTGATGCATACAAGGTCCCAGAAGAAACCAAG aataTGCAGAGATGA
- the LOC103835454 gene encoding pentatricopeptide repeat-containing protein At1g25360, whose protein sequence is MQPNPELIRTIANRYAANLTLCFPLRRTSLQLARAIHANFITFGFQPRAHILNRLIDVYSKSSELRYARHLFDEIPEPDKIARTTMVSGYSASGDIALAQNIFEETPLSMRDTIMYNAMITGFTHSHDGCSAVSMFREMKREGFRPDNFTFASVLAGLAHVVEEERECVQFHAAAVKSGAGSITSVMNAMVSLYSKCDLLNSARGVFDEITEKDERSWTSMMTGYVKNGFFDSGLELLEGMDEGMKLVAYNALISGYVHRGLHREALEMVRRMVSNGIELDAFTYPSVIRACATSGLLQFGKQVHAYALRRQDFSFHLDNSLVSLYYKCNKFVEARAIFDKMRAKDLVSWNALLSGYVSSGHIGEAKLLFKEMEEKNILTWMIMISGLADNGFGEEGLRLFSCMRKEGFEPCDYAFSGAIKSCAVLGAYCNGQQFHAQLVKIGFDSSLSAANALITMYAKCGVVEEARRVFITMPCQDSVSWNALIAALGQHGHGAEAVGVYEEMLKEGIKPDRITFLTVLTACSHAGLVDQGREYFDSMETVYCIPPGADHYSRLIDLLCRSGRFTEAESVIKSLPFEPTSQIWEALLSGCRVYGNMELGIIAAEKLFELIPEHDGTYMLLSNMYAATGKWEEAARVRKLMRDRGVKKELACSWIEVETQVHKFLVDDTSHPEAEAVYKYLQELGKEMRRFGYVPDTNFVLHDVESDGHKQDMLITHSEKIAVAFGLMKLPPGRAIRVFKNLRTCGDCHNFFIYLSRVVQREIVLRDRKRFHHFRNGECSCGNFW, encoded by the coding sequence ATGCAACCGAATCCAGAGCTCATCCGAACCATAGCCAACCGCTACGCCGCGAACCTCACCCTCTGCTTCCCTCTCCGACGAACGTCTCTCCAACTCGCACGTGCCATCCACGCCAACTTCATCACCTTCGGGTTCCAGCCACGCGCCCACATCCTCAACCGTCTGATCGATGTCTACTCCAAATCTTCTGAGCTCCGTTACGCGCGCCACCTGTTCGACGAAATCCCCGAACCGGATAAAATCGCCAGAACCACCATGGTCTCCGGCTACTCCGCCTCCGGCGACATCGCCCTCGCTCAGAATATCTTCGAGGAGACGCCATTGTCTATGCGAGATACTATAATGTACAACGCGATGATCACCGGCTTCACGCACAGCCACGACGGGTGCTCCGCCGTGAGCATGTTTCGCGAGATGAAGCGCGAAGGGTTCAGACCGGATAACTTCACTTTCGCGAGTGTTCTTGCTGGTTTGGCGCATGTTGTggaagaggagagagagtgtGTGCAGTTTCACGCTGCAGCTGTAAAGTCCGGAGCTGGGAGTATCACTTCTGTTATGAACGCTATGGTCTCTTTGTATTCAAAGTGTGATCTTTTAAACTCGGCGAGGGGAGTGTTTGATGAGATCACTGAGAAAGATGAGAGGTCGTGGACGAGTATGATGACTGGTTATGTAAAGAACGGTTTTTTCGATTCAGGGCTAGAGTTGCTTGAAGGGATGGACGAGGGGATGAAGCTTGTTGCTTATAACGCGTTGATCTCTGGTTATGTTCATAGAGGGTTGCATCGAGAGGCGTTGGAGATGGTTAGAAGGATGGTTTCAAACGGAATTGAGCTTGATGCGTTTACTTATCCTAGTGTTATAAGGGCGTGTGCTACTTCCGGGTTGCTTCAGTTTGGGAAGCAAGTCCATGCCTATGCGTTGAGAAGGCAGGACTTCTCGTTTCATCTCGACAACTCTTTGGTTTCGTTGTACTATAAATGTAATAAGTTTGTCGAGGCGAGGGCCATTTTCGATAAAATGAGGGCGAAAGACTTGGTTTCTTGGAACGCGTTGTTGTCGGGTTACGTTAGCTCTGGGCACATAGGCGAGGCGAAGCTGCTTTTCAAGGAGATGGAAGAGAAGAACATCTTGACGTGGATGATAATGATCTCGGGGTTAGCGGACAACGGGTTTGGAGAAGAAGGTTTGAGGCTGTTCTCTTGTATGAGGAAAGAAGGTTTCGAGCCGTGCGATTATGCCTTCTCCGGGGCGATCAAGTCGTGTGCTGTTCTTGGAGCTTATTGCAACGGGCAGCAGTTCCATGCTCAGCTGGTTAAGATTGGGTTTGACTCGAGCCTCTCTGCTGCAAACGCGCTTATTACAATGTATGCTAAATGCGGGGTTGTGGAGGAAGCTCGGCGGGTGTTTATTACTATGCCTTGCCAGGACTCGGTTTCTTGGAATGCTTTGATTGCTGCGCTGGGACAGCACGGGCACGGTGCTGAAGCGGTGGGTGTGTATGAGGAGATGTTGAAGGAAGGGATAAAGCCTGATAGGATCACGTTTCTTACGGTTTTGACAGCGTGTAGCCACGCTGGTTTAGTAGACCAGGGACGGGAATATTTTGATTCGATGGAGACTGTTTACTGTATACCTCCAGGTGCTGATCATTACTCAAGGCTGATCGATTTGCTCTGTCGGTCTGGGAGATTCACTGAAGCGGAGAGTGTAATCAAATCGTTACCGTTTGAGCCTACTTCACAGATATGGGAAGCTCTTCTCTCGGGTTGTAGAGTCTATGGAAACATGGAGCTAGGGATCATAGCTGCAGAGAAACTCTTTGAACTCATACCGGAACATGACGGGACCTACATGCTCTTATCGAACATGTACGCAGCTACTGGCAAGTGGGAGGAAGCGGCAAGGGTGCGTAAACTAATGCGGGATCGAGGAGTTAAGAAGGAACTGGCTTGTAGCTGGATTGAGGTTGAGACGCAAGTGCATAAGTTTCTGGTGGATGACACCTCACATCCAGAGGCAGAAGCTGTTTACAAGTATCTTCAAGAGTTGGGAAAAGAGATGAGGAGATTCGGGTATGTGCCGGACACGAACTTTGTGTTGCACGACGTGGAGTCTGATGGTCACAAGCAAGATATGTTGATTACTCACAGCGAGAAGATTGCGGTTGCGTTTGGGTTGATGAAACTTCCTCCGGGAAGAGCCATTAGGGTGTTCAAGAACTTGAGGACTTGTGGTGATTGTCATAATTTCTTTATTTACTTGTCGCGTGTGGTGCAGCGTGAGATTGTCTTGAGAGACAGAAAGAGGTTTCATCATTTCCGGAACGGTGAGTGCTCTTGTGGTAACTTCTGGTAG